One part of the Anopheles coustani chromosome 2, idAnoCousDA_361_x.2, whole genome shotgun sequence genome encodes these proteins:
- the LOC131263880 gene encoding ARL14 effector protein-like: MDNCVDISSSSDDTEPMTISRPKRARSANNNKSEGEKQEDNAPMALRKQPPRRGRQSRDKLFDENSKFMENFDPEKSRRERRKNQRVWNSFEQNNATSQNEKGAARSGGKDLCDCLDETCAGCHFPCENCRSQKCGPVCRKNRKWQYEEISCDAK, translated from the coding sequence ATGGACAACTGTGTGGACATATCAAGTTCGTCCGATGATACGGAACCGATGACGATCTCCAGGCCCAAGCGGGCGCGGTcagcgaacaacaacaaatcggAGGGCGAGAAACAGGAGGACAACGCACCGATGGCTTTGAGAAAGCAGCCACCACGACGAGGGCGCCAGAGCCGGGACAAGCTGTTCGACGAGAACTCCAAATTTATGGAAAACTTTGACCCGGAAAAGTCCAGGCGCGAGCGGCGGAAGAACCAGCGAGTGTGGAACAGTTTCGAGCAAAACAATGCGACTtcgcaaaacgaaaaaggtGCGGCACGTAGTGGCGGTAAGGATTTGTGCGACTGCTTGGATGAAACGTGCGCCGGTTGCCATTTCCCCTGCGAAAACTGCCGCAGCCAGAAGTGTGGTCCGGTCTGCCGCAAGAACAGGAAGTGGCAGTATGAGGAGATTAGCTGCGATGCGAAATAA
- the LOC131264837 gene encoding methyltransferase-like protein 25B, giving the protein MANRFSAQQPFDYNDYFSRAVTFLYKYKWIFYSNNTKFIRNGVLDAMPPDWVNDLHGASIDEFNRIPLGFVKDSWSPSFLEFLTELKRLSVEYDQHDGVVPKARKGISIKKCYEIENLTSFIDTVRPAQESELLIDFGCGVGHLSQFINETSGRSVLGIEGNFRYMQTAQNRQNEKFPSSSQKVQYLNHFITDDSTDTIRREVEERFSNCQQVSITGLHACADLSVSAIRCFLCSPWVQHLIIMPCCYHKMSTKAQSVNEARFQNMPMSEELAGLLVDGKEDIICRAFLRLGCQQTAARWKDLTIEAHLRHGRIMFRRGLIDAVLRAGESVKVGKVQQIPDETTVENMLQQFTLESETEADARWTDEHRMQLNSLLRKYPDGHRLAEYLECLQSCLQAVCENIILLDRMCYMEQVSKRCGIKMVRNLVRLKNDGLSPRCFIFYASKA; this is encoded by the exons atGGCGAATCGCTTCAGTGCCCAGCAGCCTTTCGATTATAACGATTATTTTTCGCGTGCTGTTACTTTTCTATACAAGTACAAATGGATattttattccaacaacaccaagTTCATCAGAAACGGCGTCCTAGACGCGATGCCTCCGGACTGGGTGAACGATTTACACGGTGCATCGATCGACGAATTCAACCGCATTCCGCTTGGATTTGTTAAG GACAGTTGGTCACCCTCATTCCTTGAGTTTCTTACCGAGCTGAAACGGCTATCCGTGGAGTACGATCAGCATGACGGCGTGGTGCCAAAAGCGCGAAAAGGAATCAGCATTAAAAAGTGTTATGAAATAGAAAACCTCACAAGTTTCATAGACACTGTGCGGCCAGCGCAAGAATCGGAATTGCTGATTGATTTTGGTTGTGGTGTG GGTCATTTAAGTCAGTTCATCAACGAAACATCTGGGAGAAGTGTTCTCGGAATAGAAGGAAATTTCCGGTACATGCAAACAGCACAAAACCgtcaaaatgaaaagtttcctTCATCAAGCCAGAAAGTACAgtatttgaaccatttcatTACGGACGACTCGACCGATACCATCCGACGGGAAGTGGAAGAACGCTTCTCAAATTGCCAGCAGGTATCCATCACGGGGCTACACGCTTGTGCGGATCTCTCCGTATCGGCCATTCGGTGTTTTTTGTGCTCTCCCTGGGTGCAACATCTCATCATAATGCCCTGCTGTTACCACAAAATGTCAACCAAGGCCCAATCGGTCAATGAGGCCCGGTTTCAAAACATGCCCATGAGCGAGGAGCTAGCTGGATTGTTAGTGGATGGCAAAGAAGACATCATTTGCCGGGCATTTTTACGTCTGGGATGTCAGCAAACGGCAGCTCGATGGAAAGATCTAACAATCGAAGCGCATCTTCGGCACGGACGGATAATGTTTCGCCGCGGATTAATTGATGCTGTACTGCGCGCTGGTGAATCGGTTAAGGTTGGCAAGGTTCAGCAGATTCCCGATGAAACGACAGTAGAAAATATGCTGCAACAATTCACTCTCGAAAGCGAAACGGAAGCCGATGCCCGATGGACGGATGAACATCGGATGCAGTTAAATTCTCTTCTCCGGAAGTACCCCGATGGACATAGGTTGGCAGAATATTTAGAGTGCCTTCAATCCTGCTTGcag GCTGTTTgtgaaaacattattttacttGATCGAATGTGCTACATGGAACAGGTAAGTAAACGATGTGGCATAAAGATGGTTCGGAATCTGGTGCGGCTAAAAAACGACGGACTGTCGCcgcgttgttttattttctatgcCTCAAAGGCATAG
- the LOC131263876 gene encoding uncharacterized protein LOC131263876 encodes MRQLAREQTTSALCTIGLIVFGALLLTTVAEADPMLESGTSLYADNKHASDKRPFFVGSRYGRSHVYGAKDLRQVNVVPRNDRFFLGSRYGKRSDLTKEIESDSNNGAELTYLACLHTGVSNLYRCYSRDASTTALHQRPEQQQEAEQYDQQTQLHQYNDNSELAEK; translated from the exons ATGAGACAGTTAGCGCGCGAGCAGACCACCTCCGCCCTGTGCACCATCGGGTTGATCGTCTTCGGTGCGCTCCTGCTGACGACGGTGGCCGAGGCCGATCCAATGCTGGAGAGCGGCACCAGTCTGTATGCCGATAATAAAC ATGCCAGCGACAAGCGTCCCTTCTTCGTCGGTAGCCGATACGGACGATCGCATGTGTACGGCGCGAAGGACCTGCGGCAGGTGAATGTGGTCCCCAGGAATGATCGCTTCTTCCTTGGCTCCCGATACGGCAAGCGGTCCGATCTGACGAAGGAAATCGAATCCGACAGCAACAACGGCGCGGAACTGACCTATCTCGCTTGTCTGCACACGGGAGTATCGAATCTTTACCGGTGCTATAG CCGTGATGCGTCCACCACCGCCTTACATCAACGTCCGGAACAGCAGCAGGAAGCGGAACAATACGATCAGCAAACGCAGCTGCATCAGTACAACGACAACTCCGAGCTGGCGGAAAAGTAA